The proteins below are encoded in one region of Silene latifolia isolate original U9 population chromosome 2, ASM4854445v1, whole genome shotgun sequence:
- the LOC141641377 gene encoding uncharacterized protein LOC141641377, with amino-acid sequence MPPKQDSSSQSSSYHPTLAVTNIRNHVTVTLGFDNDQYRLWVALFTNHAKSHRVLHHIIDSKGKSKQPSKDDDPDLWEVLDATVLQWIYATITSDLLETIVEENSTAKDCWGRIRDIFQDNQHSRAVTLEQEFSHVSMEDFPNVSAYCQRLKSLADQLKNVGSPVSDNRLVLQMVSGLSSAYHSVGTIIRQSNPLHPFYRA; translated from the coding sequence ATGCCTCCAAAACAAGATTCCTCCAGTCAGTCGTCGTCCTATCATCCTACCTTGGCTGTGACAAATATTCGCAATCATGTCACCGTCACGCTAGGTTTTGACAACGACCAATATCGTCTTTGGGTCGCTCTCTTTACCAATCACGCAAAATCACACCGAGTCCTCCATCATATCATTGATTCGAAGGGGAAATCTAAACAACCCTCTAAGGACGATGATCCGGATTTATGGGAAGTCTTGGATGCAACTGTCCTTCAATGGATATACGCAACGATTACGAGTGATTTATTAGAGACTATTGTAGAAGAAAATTCTACTGCCAAAGACTGCTGGGGTCGCATCCGCGACATCTTTCAGGATAATCAGCACTCTCGTGCTGTCACGCTTGAACAGGAATTCTCTCATGTTTCCATGGAGGATTTTCCGAATGTTTCCGCTTACTGTCAACGTCTTAAGTCCTTGGCGGACCAGTTAAAAAACGTTGGCTCTCCAGTGTCCGACAACCGTCTTGTCTTGCAAATGGTCTCGGGTCTTTCCAGCGCCTATCATAGTGTTGGTACAATCATCCGTCAGAGTAACCCTCTTCATCCTTTTTATAGAGCATGA